From the Primulina tabacum isolate GXHZ01 chromosome 15, ASM2559414v2, whole genome shotgun sequence genome, one window contains:
- the LOC142527935 gene encoding GTP-binding nuclear protein Ran1B: MALPNQQTVDYPNFKLVIVGDGGTGKTTFVKRHLTGEFEKKYEPTIGVEVHPLDFFTNCGKIRFYCWDTAGQEKFGGLRDGYYIHGQCAIIMFDVTARLTYKNVPTWHRDLCRVCENIPIVLCGNKVDVKNRQVKAKQVTFHRKKNLQYYEISAKSNYNFEKPFLYLARKLAGDTNLHFVESPALAPPEVQIDLDVQRQHEAELVAAASQPLPDDDDENFD, translated from the exons ATG GCGTTGCCGAATCAACAGACAGTGGATTACCCTAACTTCAAGCTTGTAATCGTTGGAGATGGTGGCACTG GAAAAACCACATTTGTGAAAAGGCATCTTACCGGTGAATTTGAGAAGAAATACGAGC CCACCATCGGTGTTGAAGTTCATCCATTGGATTTCTTCACAAACTGTGGGAAaattagattttattgttgggaCACAGCCGGCCAGGAGAAATTTGGTGGCCTTAGGGATGGATACTA TATCCATGGACAATGCGCCATCATTATGTTTGACGTAACAGCTCGGTTGACTTATAAGAATGTCCCTACATGGCACCGAGATCTTTGCAG GGTCTGTGAGAATATCCCAATTGTGCTTTGTGGGAACAAGGTTGATGTCAAGAACAGGCAGGTAAAGGCAAAGCAGGTTACCTTCCACCGTAAGAAGAACTTGCAGTACTACGAAATATCAGCCAAGAGTAATTACAACTTCGAGAAGCCTTTCCTGTACCTTGCTAGAAAACTTGCTGG GGATACTAATTTACATTTCGTTGAGTCCCCGGCACTTGCTCCTCCTGAAGTACAAATTGATTTGGATGTGCAGCGACA ACATGAAGCAGAGCTTGTTGCAGCTGCTAGTCAGCCCCTTccagatgatgatgatgagaatTTTGACTAA
- the LOC142528100 gene encoding LOW QUALITY PROTEIN: uncharacterized protein LOC142528100 (The sequence of the model RefSeq protein was modified relative to this genomic sequence to represent the inferred CDS: deleted 1 base in 1 codon) — protein MKSSTSSFLQKSLISLIRCKSFSSSSSSISTTDPALVSQLDPAKPHSTLEPQNSIKIQTFQASISVKSNLSQTHVIETLLAHRNDPVYALNYFKWVEKQSDFARGIPDTLCILLHILMSSQGHYTVARNLLNCYLSDDSPTSSSALVDHLIDCAERFSFELEPRVFSYLLDGCIREGRLKDAMDCYHSLVCNGITPFIFVLNNLLRKLIKANKIEAARELFNDLCVKNTSYDCGTVNEMMRAFLKEGKADEADKYFLEAKGRGINLTKPLYSAAIRASCMKLDSTAASALLSEVKEKGWIPSEGMFTNVICTCVKQRNMIEALRLKDDMISSGHSLNLVVATSLMKGYYQQGDLNTALALFDKIVEDGLIPNKVTYAVLIEGCCRNGNMGKARDLYFQMKLAGILPTVYIVNSLIKGYLKAQMLDEALKLFDEAIEARIANSFTYNNLISWFCKGFWVDEAHKIWCKMIDQGVEPTVVSYNNMILGYCKKGNMDVAIALLSEMGVKNLKANVVTYSILVDGYFKKYETEKAIEMFNRMVHLGISPSDFTYNTLVSGLCKAGRTTEAKDRMQKFVESGFSPMCMTYNSIIDGFIKEGNVDSAVNVYQEMLETGIIPNVITYTTLIDGFCKHKKADLALKMLNEMRAKGVDMDITAYGALINAYSKRSDMNSASELFDEIFQAGLSPNKVIYNIMINGFKNLCNMESALDLYDKMKNQEIKGDLETYTTLIDGLLKEGNIILASDFYQEMLVKNIHPDVITYSVLVNGLCNKEQVENAAKILEEMKKKSISPNILIYNTLIAGYFRDGNLIEAFRLHDEMLDRGLTPDDATYDLLISGKLKLKQNIPAKTSSA, from the exons ATGAAATCCTCAACTTCATCTTTTCTTCAAAAATCACTGATTTCATTAATTCGCTGCAAATCTTTttcatcatcatcttcttccATCTCCACTACAGATCCAGCACTTGTTTCACAGCTCGACCCTGCTAAGCCACATTCAACCCTGGAGCCACAAAACTCGATCAAAATCCAAACTTTTCAAGCCTCCATTTCAGTAAAATCTAACTTGAGCCAAACCCATGTCATAGAAACCCTTCTAGCTCACAGAAATGATCCCGTTTATGCGCTCAATTATTTCAAATGGGTCGAGAAACAGAGTGATTTCGCGCGTGGAATACCGGACACTTTATGCATATTGCTCCATATACTAATGAGTTCCCAGGGACATTATACTGTAGCTAGGAATTTGCTGAATTGTTACTTGTCTGATGATTCTCCCACCTCATCCAGTGCGCTTGTTGATCACTTGATCGATTGTGCTGAGAGGTTTAGTTTTGAGCTGGAGCCGCGTGTTTTTAGTTACCTGTTGGATGGATGTATTAGAGAAGGGAGGTTAAAAGATGCGATGGATTGCTACCATTCGTTGGTTTGTAATGGTATAACGCcatttatatttgttttaaataacttgttgagaaaattgatcAAAGCAAACAAGATTGAAGCTGCACGGGAATTGTTTAACGACTTGTGTGTAAAGAATACAAGTTATGATTGTGGCACCGTGAATGAGATGATGCGTGCCTTCCTTAAAGAGGGTAAGGCTGACGAAGCTGATAAATACTTTCTGGAGGCAAAGGGTAGAGGTATTAATCTGACCAAACCTCTTTATTCTGCAGCTATTCGTGCTTCTTGTATGAAATTGGATTCCACTGCCGCCTCTGCCTTGTTGAGTGAGGTGAAGGAAAAGGGTTGGATTCCCTCCGAGGGTATGTTTACGAATGTAATTTGTACATGTGTGAAGCAGAGGAACATGATAGAGGCGTTAAGGTTGAAGGATGATATGATTAGCAGTGGGCATTCCCTGAATCTGGTTGTTGCTACTAGCTTGATGAAGGGCTATTATCAGCAGGGAGATTTGAATACTGCTTTGGCGTTGTTTGATAAAATTGTTGAGGATGGGCTTATTCCTAACAAAGTCACCTATGCAGTCCTCATAGAAGGATGTTGTAGGAATGGAAATATGGGGAAAGCACGAGATTTATATTTCCAAATGAAATTGGCCGGTATTCTTCCCACTGtatatattgtaaattcttTAATTAAAGGGTACCTGAAGGCTCAAATGCTGGACGAAGCACTCAAGCTCTTTGATGAGGCTATTGAAGCTCGAATTGCCAATTCTTTTACGTACAATAATCTAATTTCc tggttctgtaaagggttttGGGTAGATGAAGCGCATAAAATTTGGTGCAAGATGATTGATCAGGGAGTTGAACCGACTGTGGTTTCCTATAACAACATGATTCTGGGGTACTGCAAAAAGGGGAACATGGATGTGGCTATAGCCTTACTTTCTGAAATGGGAGTAAAGAATTTGAAAGCAAATGTTGTCACATATAGTATATTGGTTGATGGGTATTTCAAGAAATATGAAACTGAAAAGGCTATTGAAATGTTTAACCGAATGGTGCACTTGGGAATTTCCCCCTCTGATTTCACGTACAACACATTGGTCAGTGGTTTATGCAAAGCAGGCCGAACAACTGAAGCAAAAGATAGAATGCAAAAGTTTGTGGAGTCTGGTTTTAGTCCCATGTGCATGACTTATAATAGCATAATTGATGGGTTTATAAAGGAAGGTAATGTTGATTCTGCAGTGAATGTTTATCAGGAGATGTTGGAAACAGGAATTATACCCAACGTTATAACTTATACCACTTTAATTGATGGATTTTGCAAGCACAAAAAGGCGGATCTTGCtttgaaaatgttaaatgaAATGCGGGCGAAAGGTGTTGACATGGATATAACCGCATATGGTGCACTCATAAATGCATATAGCAAAAGAAGTGACATGAATAGTGCGTCCGAGCTTTTCGATGAAATTTTCCAAGCCGGTCTATCCCCAAATAAAGTTATTTACAACATCATGATCAATGGCTTCAAAAACCTTTGTAATATGGAATCAGCACTTGACTTGTATGATAAAATGAAGAATCAGGAAATTAAGGGTGATTTGGAAACTTATACCACTTTGATAGATGGGCTCCTAAAGGAGGGAAATATAATTCTCGCTTCAGATTTCTATCAAGAAATGCTTGTCAAGAACATTCATCCGGATGTTATCACATACTCGGTTCTAGTGAATGGTCTTTGTAACAAAGAACAGGTGGAAAATGCTGCCAAAATCctggaagagatgaagaaaaaGAGCATATCGCCTAACATACTTATTTATAATACGTTGATTGCTGGATATTTCAGGGATGGAAATTTGATAGAGGCTTTTAGATTGCATGATGAAATGCTTGATAGAGGTCTCACTCCTGATGATGCGACTTACGATCTTCTTATCAGTGGAAAGTTGAAGTTGAAACAGAACATCCCTGCTAAAACTTCAAGTGCATGA